One Rosa chinensis cultivar Old Blush chromosome 3, RchiOBHm-V2, whole genome shotgun sequence DNA window includes the following coding sequences:
- the LOC112191721 gene encoding uncharacterized protein At1g66480, translating to MGNTIGGKSRKAKVMKISGETFKVKTPIRAGDVVKEHPGHMLLNSEAVKHFGMRAKPLEAQQELKPRSIYFLVELPNFDYMNSEEEAGRRSNSRVARRVRSSANIQVSAKERLECLMLSRRSASDLTSLVRAAPPSLGGAGGGGGAPVRMKMRLPRAQVVKLMEESKDEIEVADKIIQLYMATAGTVGDDSNTDKNFTFKAHQKRVSFVPEKKGEIQLDVAPQ from the exons ATGGGAAACACAATTGGAGGAAAGAGCAGGAAAGCAAAGGTGATGAAGATAAGTGGAGAAACGTTCAAGGTAAAGACTCCCATACGAGCTGGGGATGTAGTGAAGGAGCACCCAGGTCATATGCTATTGAATTCTGAAGCTGTTAAACATTTTGGTATGAGAGCTAAGCCATTAGAAGCGCAACAAGAGCTCAAGCCCAGGAGTATATATTTTCTGGTAGAATTGCCCAATTTTGATTATATGAATTCGGAAGAAGAAGCAGGAAGAAGAAGTAATAGCAGGGTGGCGAGAAGGGTGAGATCGTCGGCCAATATTCAAGTGAGCGCCAAGGAGAGGCTCGAGTGCTTGATGCTGTCTCGACGCTCTGCTTCCGACCTTACGAGTCTTGTGAGAGCAGCACCACCATCTTTAGGAggagcaggaggaggaggaggagctccGGTGAGGATGAAGATGAGGCTGCCGAGGGCGCAGGTGGTCAAATTGATGGAGGAGAGTAAGGATGAGATTGAAGTCGCCGACAAAATCATTCAGCTCTATATGGCCACTGCCGGCACCGTCGGCGATGACAGCAACACGGACAAAAACTTCACTTTCAAGGCGCATCAG AAGCGAGTGAGTTTTGTCCCCGAGAAGAAAGGAGAAATTCAATTAGATGTAGCTCCTCAATAG